In Pseudomonas deceptionensis, a single window of DNA contains:
- the tolQ gene encoding protein TolQ, whose product MEANVVDHSSMWSLVSNASIVVQLVMLTLLAASVTSWVMIFQRSTMLRAGRRALESFEERFWSGIDLSKLYRQAGSNPDPDSGVEQIFRAGFKEFSRLRQQPGVDPEAVMEGVARAMRVAISREEEKLEQSLPFLATVGSVSPYIGLFGTVWGIMNSFRGLATAQQATLATVAPGIAEALIATAIGLFAAIPAVIAYNRFAARSETLISRYYTFADEFQAILHRKVHTSEE is encoded by the coding sequence GTGGAAGCTAACGTCGTCGACCATTCCTCCATGTGGAGCTTGGTCAGCAATGCCAGCATTGTTGTGCAGTTGGTAATGTTGACCCTGCTGGCCGCATCGGTTACCTCGTGGGTCATGATTTTTCAGCGCAGCACCATGCTGCGCGCCGGTCGACGTGCCCTGGAAAGCTTTGAAGAGCGTTTCTGGTCGGGTATCGACTTGTCGAAGCTGTATCGTCAGGCAGGTAGCAATCCGGACCCGGACTCCGGGGTTGAACAAATCTTCCGTGCCGGTTTCAAAGAGTTTTCCCGTCTGCGTCAGCAGCCGGGTGTCGATCCTGAAGCGGTGATGGAAGGCGTGGCGCGTGCCATGCGTGTAGCGATTTCCCGCGAAGAAGAAAAGCTTGAACAAAGCTTGCCGTTCCTGGCCACCGTGGGTTCCGTCAGCCCGTATATCGGTTTGTTTGGTACGGTGTGGGGGATCATGAACTCCTTCCGTGGCCTGGCAACTGCACAGCAAGCAACGCTTGCAACCGTGGCGCCGGGTATTGCCGAAGCACTGATCGCAACGGCCATTGGCCTGTTCGCTGCCATCCCGGCAGTTATTGCTTACAACCGTTTTGCTGCGCGTAGCGAAACGCTGATCAGCCGCTACTACACCTTCGCCGACGAATTCCAGGCGATCCTGCACCGCAAAGTGCACACCAGCGAAGAATAA
- the tolB gene encoding Tol-Pal system beta propeller repeat protein TolB, whose amino-acid sequence MAVADEKNILVTSGSDRATPIAVVPFGWQGGTVLPDDMAEIIGNDLRNSGYYAPIPKQNMIGLPTQASEVIFRDWKALGAQYVMVGNIVPAGGRLQVQYALFNVATEQPVLTGSVSGTAEQLRDMAHYISDQSFEKLTGIKGAFSTRLLYVTAERASATNTRYTLQRSDYDGARAVTLLQSREPILSPRFAPDGKRIAYVSFEQKRPRIFMQNIDTGRREQITNFEGLNGAPAWSPDGSKLAFVLSKDGNAEIYVMDLASRGLTRVTNNPAIDTEPFWGKDGSTIYFTSDRGGKPQIYKTNVGSGNAERVTFIGNYNASPKLSADEKTLVMIHRQDGFTNFRVAAQDIQRGTVKILTDTNLDESATVAPNGTMVIYATRQQGRGVLMLVSINGRVRLPLPTAQGEVREPSWSPYLN is encoded by the coding sequence ATGGCTGTAGCAGATGAAAAGAACATTCTGGTCACCAGTGGCAGTGACCGGGCGACGCCCATTGCCGTAGTACCTTTTGGTTGGCAGGGCGGCACCGTGTTGCCGGACGACATGGCTGAAATCATCGGTAATGACCTGCGCAACTCGGGTTACTACGCGCCGATTCCAAAGCAGAACATGATTGGCTTGCCGACGCAGGCCAGCGAAGTCATTTTCCGCGACTGGAAAGCTTTGGGCGCCCAATACGTAATGGTCGGTAATATCGTGCCGGCAGGCGGTCGCCTGCAGGTGCAATATGCCTTGTTCAACGTTGCAACCGAGCAACCTGTCCTGACCGGCAGTGTGTCGGGCACGGCTGAGCAGTTGCGGGACATGGCGCATTACATCTCCGATCAGTCGTTTGAAAAGCTGACCGGTATTAAAGGTGCATTCTCTACCCGTCTGCTTTACGTGACGGCCGAGCGCGCCAGTGCGACCAACACCCGTTACACCCTGCAGCGCTCTGACTACGACGGTGCTCGCGCCGTTACCCTGCTGCAATCCCGTGAGCCGATCCTGTCGCCGCGCTTTGCACCCGATGGCAAGCGCATCGCTTATGTATCGTTCGAGCAGAAGCGTCCGCGCATCTTCATGCAGAACATTGATACCGGTCGCCGTGAGCAGATCACCAACTTTGAAGGTCTGAACGGTGCACCAGCCTGGTCGCCGGATGGCTCCAAACTGGCGTTCGTATTGTCTAAAGACGGCAATGCCGAGATCTACGTGATGGATCTGGCTTCCCGTGGGCTGACTCGCGTAACCAACAACCCGGCAATTGATACCGAACCGTTCTGGGGTAAAGATGGTTCTACCATCTATTTCACCTCTGACCGTGGCGGCAAACCGCAGATTTACAAAACCAATGTAGGCAGCGGTAACGCAGAACGCGTGACGTTTATCGGGAACTACAACGCCAGCCCTAAGCTTTCGGCTGACGAAAAGACCCTGGTAATGATCCATCGTCAGGACGGTTTCACCAATTTCCGTGTTGCGGCGCAAGATATTCAGCGCGGAACCGTGAAAATCCTCACAGATACCAACCTTGATGAGTCTGCTACTGTCGCACCCAACGGCACCATGGTAATCTACGCCACCCGCCAGCAGGGCCGGGGAGTCTTGATGCTCGTGTCTATTAATGGACGCGTAAGGCTCCCTCTTCCTACCGCTCAAGGCGAAGTCAGAGAACCTTCCTGGTCCCCTTACCTGAACTGA
- the queC gene encoding 7-cyano-7-deazaguanine synthase QueC: MTEQTVVTEKRAVILLSGGLDSATVVAMARAEGYSCYTMSFDYGQRHRSELDAAARVARDLGAIEHKVIGLNLDGIGGSALTDSSIDVPETLGEGIPVTYVPARNTVFLSLALGWAEVLQARDIFIGVNAVDYSGYPDCRPEFVQAFEIMANLATKAGVEGQGFRIKAPLQNLSKAQIVQAGIKLGVDYSLTVSCYQADSQGRACGKCDSCRLRAEGFAAAGITDPTRYF; encoded by the coding sequence ATGACTGAACAAACTGTTGTCACCGAAAAAAGAGCCGTAATCCTGCTGTCTGGTGGTCTCGACTCGGCGACTGTTGTGGCCATGGCCCGCGCTGAAGGCTACAGCTGCTACACCATGAGCTTTGATTACGGCCAGCGCCACCGCTCTGAACTCGACGCTGCTGCGCGTGTAGCGCGTGATCTGGGTGCGATCGAACACAAAGTCATAGGCCTGAACCTGGACGGCATTGGCGGCTCGGCGTTGACCGACAGCTCTATCGACGTGCCTGAGACACTTGGCGAGGGAATCCCGGTTACCTACGTACCTGCGCGTAACACTGTATTCCTGTCTTTGGCGTTGGGTTGGGCGGAAGTGCTGCAAGCGCGAGATATCTTCATTGGCGTCAATGCGGTGGATTACTCGGGCTACCCGGATTGCCGCCCTGAGTTTGTTCAGGCTTTCGAGATCATGGCTAACCTGGCGACCAAGGCTGGGGTCGAGGGGCAGGGGTTTCGCATCAAGGCACCACTGCAGAACCTGAGCAAGGCGCAAATCGTACAAGCCGGTATAAAGCTTGGTGTGGACTACTCGCTGACTGTTTCTTGCTACCAGGCTGACAGCCAGGGCCGTGCGTGCGGCAAGTGCGACAGCTGCCGTCTGCGTGCAGAAGGCTTCGCAGCCGCTGGAATTACTGACCCAACCCGTTATTTTTGA
- the queE gene encoding 7-carboxy-7-deazaguanine synthase QueE has translation MQDTLRITEVFYSLQGETRTAGLPTVFVRLTGCPLRCGYCDSAYAFSGGTVRPLDDILEQVASFRPRYVCVTGGEPLAQPNAIPLLKQLCDAGYEVSIETSGALDISAVDPRVSRVLDLKTPGSKESHRNLYENIALLTPNDQVKFVICSREDYDWAVSKLIEYGLERRAGEVLFSPSHHDLPARDLADWIVADNLPVRLQMQLHKYLWNDEPGR, from the coding sequence ATGCAAGACACATTGAGAATTACCGAAGTTTTTTACTCGTTACAGGGTGAAACGCGAACGGCTGGCCTGCCCACCGTTTTTGTACGCTTGACCGGCTGCCCTTTGCGCTGCGGGTACTGTGACAGCGCTTACGCCTTCAGCGGCGGGACTGTGCGCCCCCTCGACGACATTCTTGAGCAAGTTGCCAGCTTTCGCCCGCGCTACGTGTGCGTGACGGGGGGTGAGCCCCTGGCCCAGCCCAATGCAATTCCCCTGCTCAAGCAACTCTGTGATGCGGGCTACGAAGTCTCGATTGAGACCAGTGGCGCACTGGATATCTCGGCAGTCGACCCGCGCGTCAGTCGCGTTCTGGACTTGAAAACCCCGGGTTCCAAAGAGTCTCACCGCAACCTTTACGAAAACATTGCCTTGTTGACGCCCAATGATCAGGTCAAGTTTGTGATCTGTTCACGGGAAGATTACGACTGGGCGGTGTCCAAGTTGATTGAGTATGGTTTGGAGCGGCGTGCAGGCGAAGTGCTGTTTTCGCCGAGCCACCATGACTTGCCGGCCCGTGATCTCGCGGACTGGATCGTGGCGGACAACCTGCCAGTACGCTTGCAAATGCAGCTGCACAAATATCTGTGGAACGACGAGCCGGGGCGCTGA
- the tolA gene encoding cell envelope integrity protein TolA — protein sequence MREQREPSASENFFWPTVWAVGLHVLIFGMLFASFVMTPELPPSKPIVQATLYQLKSKSQATTQTNQKIAGEAKKSAARQTEVEQMEQKKVEQEAVKAAEQKKEEAAEKAADAKKADEAKASEAKKADEVKKADEAKKADDAKKATDAKKAEEKKLADIAKKKSEEEAKKAAEEEAKKQAAEDAKKKAAEDAKKKAAEDAKKKAVADEAKKKTAEDAKKKAAADAAKKKAVEAARKSTEEKKAQALADLLSDTPQRQQALADEQGDEVAGSFDDLIRARAAEGWARPPSARKNMTVVLQIGMLPDGTVTSVTVAKSSGDGPFDSSAVAAVKNIGRLTEMQGMKPSDFNPYRSFKMTFTPEDLAL from the coding sequence ATGCGCGAACAGCGGGAGCCGTCCGCCTCTGAAAACTTTTTTTGGCCTACAGTCTGGGCGGTAGGGCTGCACGTTCTGATTTTTGGCATGCTGTTCGCCAGCTTTGTCATGACTCCGGAACTGCCGCCTTCCAAGCCGATTGTTCAGGCAACCTTGTACCAGCTGAAGTCAAAAAGTCAGGCGACCACCCAGACCAATCAAAAGATTGCGGGTGAGGCGAAAAAATCTGCTGCGCGTCAGACCGAAGTCGAGCAGATGGAACAGAAGAAGGTTGAGCAGGAAGCTGTAAAAGCCGCGGAACAAAAGAAGGAAGAGGCTGCCGAAAAGGCTGCGGACGCCAAGAAGGCTGACGAAGCCAAGGCGAGCGAGGCCAAGAAAGCAGACGAGGTGAAGAAGGCTGATGAAGCCAAGAAAGCCGACGATGCCAAAAAGGCTACAGACGCCAAAAAAGCCGAAGAGAAAAAGCTGGCTGACATAGCCAAGAAGAAATCTGAGGAAGAGGCCAAGAAGGCCGCGGAAGAAGAGGCCAAGAAGCAGGCCGCTGAAGACGCCAAGAAAAAAGCTGCTGAAGATGCGAAGAAGAAAGCTGCCGAAGACGCCAAGAAAAAGGCTGTAGCAGACGAGGCGAAGAAGAAAACCGCCGAAGATGCGAAGAAAAAGGCGGCTGCTGATGCAGCCAAGAAAAAGGCCGTAGAAGCAGCACGTAAATCGACCGAAGAGAAAAAGGCGCAAGCCCTGGCCGATTTGCTTTCCGATACGCCGCAACGCCAGCAAGCCTTGGCAGATGAGCAGGGTGATGAGGTCGCCGGCAGTTTCGATGACCTGATTCGTGCTCGCGCCGCAGAAGGGTGGGCTCGTCCGCCGTCAGCGCGCAAGAACATGACAGTGGTGCTGCAAATTGGCATGTTGCCAGATGGCACGGTGACGTCTGTGACGGTTGCCAAATCCAGTGGTGACGGGCCGTTTGATAGCTCGGCTGTGGCAGCGGTCAAGAATATTGGCCGTTTAACGGAAATGCAGGGTATGAAGCCCAGCGATTTTAATCCTTATCGATCATTCAAGATGACATTCACACCTGAGGATCTAGCCTTGTGA
- the ybgC gene encoding tol-pal system-associated acyl-CoA thioesterase translates to MRAQNRLEPFAHRCRVYYEDTDAGGVVYYVNYLKFMERARTERLRELGFAQSELAGENLLFVVHSSEARYHAPARLDDELLVSAQVTELNRASLRFKQQVWRAADATLLCEGQFLVACVRADSFKPRAIPEALRTAFADVSGAGKHLEQEIKRGS, encoded by the coding sequence ATGCGCGCGCAAAACAGGCTTGAGCCGTTCGCACATCGCTGTCGCGTTTATTACGAGGACACCGATGCGGGTGGCGTCGTGTATTACGTAAATTATCTAAAGTTTATGGAGCGGGCTCGAACCGAAAGGCTGCGGGAGCTGGGCTTTGCCCAATCCGAGTTGGCAGGCGAGAATCTGTTATTTGTCGTGCATTCCAGCGAGGCGCGCTACCACGCGCCGGCGCGACTGGACGACGAACTGTTGGTAAGTGCGCAAGTAACAGAACTCAACCGTGCCAGCCTGCGATTCAAACAGCAGGTCTGGCGGGCTGCAGATGCAACGCTGCTCTGTGAAGGGCAGTTTTTGGTGGCCTGTGTGCGCGCCGATAGTTTCAAACCCCGGGCCATTCCCGAAGCTTTACGTACGGCCTTTGCCGACGTGAGCGGCGCGGGTAAACATTTAGAGCAGGAGATAAAGCGTGGAAGCTAA
- the pal gene encoding peptidoglycan-associated lipoprotein Pal has protein sequence MEMLKFGKFAALALAMAVAVGCSSKGGDNAGEGAAVDPNAGYGANTGAVDGSLSEEAALRAITVFYFEYDSSDLKPEAMRALDVHAKDLKANGARVVLEGNTDARGTREYNMALGERRAKAVQRYLVLQGVSPAQLELVSYGKERPIATGNDEQSWAQNRRVELRK, from the coding sequence ATGGAAATGCTGAAGTTTGGTAAATTTGCTGCGCTGGCACTGGCCATGGCTGTAGCTGTAGGTTGCTCGTCCAAAGGCGGCGACAATGCCGGTGAAGGCGCTGCTGTTGATCCAAACGCTGGTTACGGCGCAAACACTGGCGCTGTTGATGGCTCCCTGAGCGAAGAAGCTGCTCTGCGCGCTATCACTGTTTTCTACTTCGAATACGATTCTTCGGACCTGAAACCAGAAGCAATGCGCGCTCTGGACGTTCACGCTAAAGACCTGAAAGCTAACGGCGCTCGCGTTGTTCTGGAAGGTAACACTGACGCCCGTGGTACTCGTGAGTACAACATGGCACTGGGCGAGCGTCGTGCGAAAGCCGTTCAACGCTACCTGGTACTGCAAGGTGTTTCTCCAGCACAGCTGGAGCTGGTGTCCTACGGTAAAGAGCGTCCAATCGCTACTGGCAACGACGAGCAGTCGTGGGCTCAAAACCGTCGCGTCGAACTGCGTAAGTAA
- the tolR gene encoding protein TolR has protein sequence MARARKKRKPVAEMNVVPYIDVMLVLLVIFMVTAPMLNQGVKVDLPKVSSEALPQDNNTQVLTISIKADKTYFWNLGSEVDTDKQMDKAMTLPQMTDAVTKIIRAGNEGGKHTQVFIRGDKTVDYGAVMGAMGGLQKAGVGNVGLITEAP, from the coding sequence ATCGCTCGAGCTCGCAAAAAGCGCAAGCCGGTCGCCGAGATGAACGTAGTGCCTTACATCGACGTGATGCTGGTGCTGCTGGTCATCTTCATGGTGACCGCTCCGATGCTCAATCAGGGTGTGAAGGTTGATTTGCCCAAGGTCTCCAGCGAGGCTTTGCCGCAAGACAACAACACCCAGGTCCTGACCATTTCGATCAAGGCTGACAAGACCTATTTCTGGAACCTTGGCAGTGAAGTCGATACCGACAAGCAGATGGACAAGGCTATGACCTTGCCCCAGATGACTGACGCGGTGACCAAAATCATTCGCGCAGGCAATGAAGGCGGCAAGCACACCCAGGTCTTTATTCGCGGTGACAAGACTGTGGATTACGGAGCGGTAATGGGTGCCATGGGTGGCCTGCAGAAGGCCGGAGTCGGTAACGTTGGCTTGATAACCGAGGCTCCCTGA
- the ybgF gene encoding tol-pal system protein YbgF has translation MRTCRRAVTILTLSLMPLAAWAAVPVVDDNSGYNNSGGSYPSPGYGASGAYAGGGVSAPVSAQGELFNQLQQMQEQIARQQGVIEVLQNDISRMKQESLERYQELDRRIGSGVAPAATPDNSSAGGANAAGNTAAPAPQVAASSEPGDPAKEKLYYDAAFDLIKAKDFDKASQAFTAFLRKYPNSQYAGNAQYWLGEVNLAKGDLQAAGQAFAKVSQLYPKHAKVPDSLYKLADVERRLGHTDKVKGILQQVVAQYPGTSAAQLAQRDLQRM, from the coding sequence ATGCGAACGTGCCGCCGTGCTGTAACTATTCTGACTCTCAGCCTCATGCCGCTTGCGGCATGGGCTGCGGTTCCTGTGGTCGATGACAACTCTGGCTATAACAATAGCGGGGGGAGTTATCCATCACCGGGTTATGGTGCGAGCGGCGCCTATGCCGGGGGAGGGGTTTCGGCCCCTGTCTCGGCACAGGGCGAGCTGTTCAACCAGCTGCAACAAATGCAGGAACAGATTGCGCGCCAACAGGGCGTTATCGAAGTTCTGCAAAATGATATTTCGCGCATGAAACAAGAAAGCCTGGAGCGATACCAGGAACTTGATCGGCGTATTGGTTCTGGCGTTGCTCCGGCCGCCACACCTGATAATTCTTCTGCTGGTGGTGCTAATGCCGCCGGTAATACAGCAGCGCCTGCACCTCAGGTTGCTGCGAGTTCCGAACCTGGTGATCCAGCGAAAGAAAAGCTCTATTACGATGCTGCTTTCGACCTAATCAAAGCCAAGGATTTCGACAAGGCCAGCCAGGCGTTTACTGCCTTTCTGCGCAAATACCCAAACAGCCAGTATGCGGGCAATGCCCAATACTGGTTGGGTGAAGTGAATCTGGCCAAAGGCGATCTGCAAGCCGCCGGCCAGGCCTTTGCCAAGGTGAGCCAGTTGTATCCAAAGCATGCCAAGGTGCCGGACTCACTCTATAAGCTTGCTGATGTAGAGCGCCGCCTGGGTCATACCGACAAGGTAAAAGGCATCTTGCAGCAAGTGGTCGCGCAGTATCCGGGAACGTCGGCTGCACAGCTGGCGCAACGCGATCTGCAGCGCATGTAG
- a CDS encoding 8-oxoguanine deaminase, which produces MPKTLLIKNAELLVTMDGDRREIRQGGLFIEGNLIKQVGPTDTLPQQADVILDMTGKVVIPGLVNTHHHMYQSLTRVVPAAQDGELFNWLTNLYPIWARLTPEMIAVSTQTAMAELMLSGCTTSSDHLYIYPNGCKLDDSIHAAAEIGMRFHAARGSMSVGRSQGGLPPDSVVEKESYILKESQRLIEDYHDASHGSMLRMVVAPCSPFSVSRDLMRESAVLARHYGVSLHTHLAENVSDIAYSREKFGMTPAEYAEDLGWVGPDVWHAHCVQLDQHGIELFARTGTGVAHCPCSNMRLGSGIAPIRKMRDHGVPVGLGVDGSASNDGASMIGEVRQALLLQRVGFGPDAMSAREALEIATLGGAKVLNRNDIGALAPGMVADFVAFDLGHMAYAGAHHDPLAALVFCTPTHVDTSVINGRVVVRDGRLTTVDLPLVLERHNRLARQLVSGE; this is translated from the coding sequence ATGCCAAAGACTTTACTGATCAAGAATGCAGAGCTTTTGGTAACAATGGATGGTGATCGCCGGGAGATCAGGCAAGGCGGACTGTTCATCGAGGGCAACCTGATCAAGCAGGTCGGCCCGACCGATACGCTGCCCCAACAGGCCGATGTGATTCTGGACATGACCGGGAAAGTGGTCATTCCAGGCCTGGTCAACACCCACCACCACATGTACCAGAGCCTCACCCGCGTAGTGCCGGCGGCACAGGACGGCGAGCTGTTCAATTGGCTGACCAACCTGTACCCCATCTGGGCGCGACTGACGCCTGAAATGATCGCGGTATCGACCCAGACGGCGATGGCTGAGCTGATGCTCTCTGGCTGCACCACCTCCAGTGACCACCTCTATATCTATCCCAACGGCTGCAAGCTCGACGACAGCATCCATGCCGCCGCAGAAATCGGCATGCGCTTCCACGCTGCACGGGGAAGCATGAGCGTAGGCCGTAGCCAGGGCGGACTGCCGCCCGACTCAGTGGTGGAGAAAGAGAGCTATATCCTCAAGGAGTCCCAGCGCCTGATCGAGGACTACCACGACGCCAGCCATGGCTCGATGCTGCGCATGGTCGTGGCGCCCTGCTCACCTTTTTCGGTGAGCCGCGACCTGATGCGTGAATCAGCCGTTCTTGCGCGCCACTACGGTGTGTCGCTGCACACGCACCTTGCGGAGAACGTCAGCGACATCGCCTACAGCCGCGAAAAGTTCGGCATGACGCCGGCCGAGTACGCCGAAGACCTGGGCTGGGTCGGCCCCGATGTCTGGCACGCCCATTGTGTGCAACTGGACCAGCACGGCATTGAACTGTTCGCGCGCACCGGCACCGGGGTCGCCCACTGCCCGTGCTCGAACATGCGCCTGGGCTCGGGGATCGCGCCGATCCGCAAGATGCGCGACCACGGTGTTCCGGTGGGCCTGGGTGTCGACGGTTCGGCCTCCAACGATGGCGCCAGCATGATCGGCGAGGTGCGCCAGGCCCTGCTGTTGCAGCGTGTCGGTTTTGGCCCCGATGCGATGTCCGCTCGCGAGGCTCTGGAAATTGCCACGCTGGGCGGCGCCAAGGTGCTCAACCGTAATGATATTGGCGCCCTGGCACCCGGCATGGTGGCGGACTTCGTCGCCTTCGACCTTGGCCATATGGCCTATGCCGGCGCCCATCACGATCCGCTGGCAGCGCTTGTGTTCTGCACCCCTACCCATGTCGACACCAGCGTGATCAATGGCCGTGTAGTGGTCCGGGACGGCCGCCTCACCACCGTCGACTTGCCCTTGGTACTGGAACGCCACAACCGGTTGGCCCGCCAGCTGGTCAGCGGCGAGTGA
- a CDS encoding nucleobase:cation symporter-2 family protein has product MTSSASTRPEDVNLGTGANLAYGLQHVLTMYGGIIAVPLIIGQAAGLTSADVGLLIAASLFAGGLATLLQTLGIPFFGCRLPLVQGVSFAGVATMVAIIGSDGTGGLPVVFGAVIVASLIGLLITPLFSSITKYFPPLVTGIVITTIGLTLMPVTARWAMGGNSQAADFGSMANIGLAAITLLFVLLLSKLGSASISRLSILLAIVIGTLVATAAGMADFSRVLEGPLVALPEVLHYGMPEFRLAAILSMLIVIIVTMVETSADIIAVGEIIETKVDAKRLGDGLRADMISSALAPLFGSFTQSAFAQNVGLVAVTGIKSRYVVATAGLILVTLGLLPVMGRLVAAVPTAVLGGAGLVLFGTVAASGIRTLAQVDYRNNMNLIIVATSIGFGMVPIAAPNFYHNFPSWFETIFHSGISSAAIMAILLNLLFNHLRAGNSDQQSVFVAASDRILFHRDICGLNDGDVFRDGKLFDCDGKEVPIVESDETPEHAPVLRKKSLEQEH; this is encoded by the coding sequence ATGACTTCTTCCGCTTCAACCCGTCCAGAAGACGTGAACCTCGGTACTGGCGCCAACCTGGCCTACGGTCTTCAGCATGTGCTGACCATGTACGGGGGCATCATCGCTGTCCCCCTGATCATCGGTCAGGCTGCCGGGCTTACGTCTGCCGACGTGGGCCTGCTGATCGCCGCATCGCTGTTCGCCGGAGGCCTGGCCACCTTGCTGCAGACACTTGGGATTCCCTTCTTTGGCTGTCGCCTGCCTCTGGTGCAGGGGGTGTCCTTCGCCGGCGTCGCCACCATGGTCGCCATTATCGGCAGCGACGGCACTGGCGGGCTACCGGTGGTATTTGGCGCGGTGATCGTGGCGTCGTTGATCGGCCTGCTGATTACGCCGCTGTTCTCGAGCATCACCAAGTACTTCCCGCCGCTGGTGACGGGCATCGTCATCACCACCATTGGCCTGACCCTGATGCCGGTCACGGCACGCTGGGCCATGGGCGGCAACAGCCAGGCAGCCGACTTTGGCAGCATGGCCAACATTGGCCTGGCGGCCATCACGCTGCTCTTTGTGTTGCTGCTCAGCAAGCTGGGCAGCGCCAGCATCTCGCGCCTGTCGATCCTGCTGGCGATCGTTATCGGCACACTGGTGGCGACAGCCGCTGGTATGGCCGACTTCTCCCGGGTGCTCGAAGGTCCTCTGGTCGCACTGCCCGAAGTGCTGCACTACGGCATGCCGGAGTTCCGTCTCGCCGCCATCCTGTCGATGCTGATCGTGATCATCGTGACCATGGTCGAGACCTCTGCAGACATTATCGCCGTCGGGGAAATCATCGAAACCAAGGTCGACGCAAAACGCCTTGGCGACGGCCTGCGCGCAGACATGATTTCCAGCGCCCTGGCGCCCCTGTTTGGCTCCTTCACCCAGAGTGCCTTTGCACAGAACGTTGGGCTGGTCGCCGTGACCGGCATCAAGAGCCGCTACGTGGTTGCCACTGCGGGCCTGATCCTGGTGACCCTGGGGCTGCTGCCGGTGATGGGGCGACTGGTCGCCGCCGTGCCCACCGCCGTCCTCGGGGGTGCCGGCCTGGTACTGTTCGGCACCGTAGCGGCGAGCGGCATCCGCACCCTGGCGCAGGTGGACTACCGAAACAACATGAACCTGATCATCGTGGCCACATCGATCGGCTTCGGTATGGTCCCGATTGCAGCGCCGAACTTCTACCACAACTTCCCGAGCTGGTTCGAGACCATCTTCCACTCCGGCATCAGCTCGGCCGCGATCATGGCCATCCTGCTCAACCTGCTGTTCAACCATCTGCGGGCCGGCAACTCCGACCAGCAATCGGTATTCGTTGCTGCCAGCGATCGCATCCTGTTCCACCGGGACATCTGCGGGCTCAACGATGGTGATGTATTCCGCGATGGCAAACTGTTCGACTGCGATGGCAAGGAAGTGCCGATTGTGGAGAGCGACGAAACGCCTGAGCATGCCCCTGTACTTCGCAAAAAGAGCCTTGAGCAAGAGCACTGA